The Thermodesulfobacteriota bacterium nucleotide sequence GGGATTCGAGGTAGCGGCGGGTCTCGGGCTCGGCCGCGGCGCCCCCCCCTGCAAGGCGGGAGAGGTCGGCCGCCGCGCCCTGGTAGAGGCGGTGGAGCTCCCGGGCCCGGTCCAGGTCCAGCGCCCGGTGGGGGTCCCGGTCCAGCCCCTCGAGCACGGCCTCGAGGCGGGACCACCGGGGACGGCCCTCGGTCACGAAGCGGGGGAGGTCGACGATCACAGGAGCTGCCTCTGCTTGACGGCGAGGTACTGGGTCACCAGCGCGCCGGCCAGGTGCTCGTCTTCCAGCAGAGCAAAGCCGACCCCCCGGGCCCGCAGGGTCAGGCGCACGCCCGCCAGGTCGGCCCAGCGCAGGTGTCCGGCCAGGTGCCGATACAGGTCGCCGGGGTCCGCGGCCTCGGGCTCGGAAAAGAGAGGGGCCACGCCGGGGGGGCGCAGGCCGGCCACCAGCACCAGGTGCCGGCGTGCCACCCTCTCCACGGCCCGCACGAAGCTCTCTGCCACTGCGGGGTCGTCGAGGCTCGTGAGGAAGACCAGGAGCGCGCGCCGCCGCAGACGGCCGTCCAGGGCGGCGAAGACTTCACCGAAGTCCGGGGCGGCGTCCTCGGGCTCCACGGCGAAAAGGGCGTCGCGGCAGGCGCCGTAGTGGGCCTTGCCGGCCCGGGCCCCGAGGAAGCGCAATACCCGGTCGCTGAAGACCGCTACGCCGAAGCGGTCCCCCTGGCGCTCGGCGGCCAGGCCCAGCACGAGGGCGGCGGCCACGTACCGGTCCAGCAGGGTGGCCTTCGGGCGCCCCCCGGCGCCTTCGGGCTCTTCCCCGGATGCGCCCCCCGCGGCAGCCCGGGTGCTCAGGCGGCCGGCGTCGAGGATGACGTAGACCTCCTGGGTGCGCTCCACCTGGAACACCTTGGTGATGGGGTGCCCCCGGCGGGCCGTGGCCTTCCAGTGGAGGTCCTGGGTGGCGTCCCCGGGCACGTACTCCCGCAGCTTCTCGAACTCGCGACCCTGGCCCACCTGGCGCTGGGCGTGGACTCCCAGCCCTCCC carries:
- a CDS encoding DUF58 domain-containing protein: GLLAAAFLLAAALDALWARRRLGTLGVEAPGVVRLSAARPRGLYLRLHSTAGRSRRVRCLPDLPPAVGSPSAPLDAHLPPETGVSRLDVPCAPSRRGHYALERCHVEESSPLGFWEARRTYPLCAEVRVYPDLSRERRQLAALFLRRGGLGVHAQRQVGQGREFEKLREYVPGDATQDLHWKATARRGHPITKVFQVERTQEVYVILDAGRLSTRAAAGGASGEEPEGAGGRPKATLLDRYVAAALVLGLAAERQGDRFGVAVFSDRVLRFLGARAGKAHYGACRDALFAVEPEDAAPDFGEVFAALDGRLRRRALLVFLTSLDDPAVAESFVRAVERVARRHLVLVAGLRPPGVAPLFSEPEAADPGDLYRHLAGHLRWADLAGVRLTLRARGVGFALLEDEHLAGALVTQYLAVKQRQLL